Within Coffea arabica cultivar ET-39 chromosome 4e, Coffea Arabica ET-39 HiFi, whole genome shotgun sequence, the genomic segment CCAGAACCCAATTCTCTTAGCTCTTCAAGATCGCTATTCTTAATAATCTGCAGACAGCCGCAAGAGCAGAAATAGGATGagataaggaaaataaaagctTAGATCAACGGACAGACTCATAGATCAATAAGAAATGAACAAAAAACCCAAACTCAAACCTGTAAGCGGCCAAGGCCATCTGAAATAGGGAACCCAAAATTTATCTTCTCCGGCAATTTGGCCTTGATTTCCTAAATAAGTATATCAGGAGCAATGAAGTGCATAAGCAGGTTGTAATAATAAGAAAATGGTGCAACAGTCTGAAAGGACTGTCAGAAATGGTACAAAGAAGAGTCACATACCTCAATTTTATCTACATTCAGCACTCCTCCTTTATCAATATTGTTAACTTCGTCGGTTTCAACGCTTGTAGAAGGTGATTCACTCCTCCCGTGTCCTGATAAATCAGGATTTGAAGGCAGAGAAGATTGAAGGACAGAAGCTGCTACACCCTCAGCAACAGCCTGAAGTTCTTGCTTGATCAGTTCCTCAGCTGAACCTTTAACATGGAGAAAAGAGTAAAACCACTTGGAAACATAAATGGAACTAGCAAATGCAGTATAAAATAAAGAGAATAGAACAAGTTCCTTACCTTTACTGGGCCGTGAATGCTCTGAATTTACATCTATGATCAGATTGCCTGAGGGATGGGCAACTCTATCCTCTGCCCTCGAATCTGTGACCACGCCCGTGCTACTGCCCATCAACAATTCACCATTGTCAAAACGATTCTCGCCAGAAGCATCCCTAGGACCAAAAGATTCCTTCTTTATTTGAATTTTAATAGGCCTAGGTGGAGGGAAATGCGTCTCATGCCGCAAATTCCAAGGGTCCTGGTTGCTAAACAGTGAGTTTGAGCTGTCTGGAAAATCTCCTATCCTATAAGATGGAGATACAGATGACAGGGTACTTCCATCTGATTGAACAGCTTCAATACCACCAGAGACAATATTCGGGTGGTATCGTGGAGCATTTTCCTTCCATTCACCCACAGTAGCATTTCTTTCAGATAATTGAGCTGAATCAACACCAGAGAAAGCACTATTGCACAATATCTCATCTGGAACCAAATTTACGCCAAGTTTTGAATGACCATACATCCCAAGATCACCTGCCAGAGGAGGCTGTGCTACCTCATAACGTTCTGACTGCTGCAATTTCTGCACATTAGGAACCTCAGTTGAAGAAATAGGCAAGATGTCATTTAACCTTGAGTTGTTCGCATCAAGAACAGCTTTTGGTTTGCTAAAGGCGGCATCTAAATATGCCTCCCTCCCAACAACCTGCTGGGATCTATTGTCCAAGATCTCTTCTTTTATGGGATTATCAGTTGGCGATTTACTCTGCTCACTGATGGGTAACACGTCAGCAGGGCTTATCCGGAGATTCTCAATCCTCCCATCAATCTGTTTCAGATGGTCATGAACAGGCTTGGTGTTATCTTCAAAAGGAGCTGAGACAGGAAAATTACCAGAAATATCTTTTGGAGATTCATGCAGCACATAATCAGATGTCTGCAAAGGCAAGCCTCCAGTTGCAGGAACGTCAACATTAGTCGGTTTTCTCATCATAGATTCCTGTGTAACTTGGTATTGACTTGAAGCAAGGACTGGCTGGACTGCAATATCAGGGGATGTTTGTGGAATGGTACCCACAAGGACCCCATAAGGAGATTGAATACCTCCAGTCACTCCTACCGAACCTTGTGAAACTGGAATCCTAGGCTGCTCGATATTTTCTGGCCTTTGGTGAATAATCCTATCCTTGGCATAGTAACCCTCTACATTCTGTGCTAATCTATTGCCCTCTGACGGAGGGTTTCCAACTTCATGATTTAGATTAGTCACTAGTTTTGGTGGAGACCCAATTCCCTGTTGTTCAACCACAGATTCCCCAAAACCTCCAGCTGCAAAGGCCCTACTAACTGGCTGCCCTCTATCATCTAAACAGAGACTATGATATATTGATCTTGAATCAGAGCTTGCAGGGCTCTCCTTCTGATCTCGTGCTAATGTGTCTGAATGGGCATGAGGTAATGCTTTTTGACACATGTAACAGTCCTCAAATCGTGGGAAATTGTCAGGAGCTAATGCCTGCTGATGTGGCACATAACTTTCAGAGTAGGCCACATGTTCTGTTTGGGGGATCTGATGCCAGCCATAAGCTCCACCCAGCAATGTATGAGGAACTGGAGGATGAAATGCATTATAACCTGGGTCAGCAGGAGCATGGACAATTCTCTGACCTAATTGGCTTTCCGTAGGATAAGGCTCCAACAGGATTTGCTGTGGTTGAACCAGATTTGGATTCATGCTGACATGAGAGGAAGGAACCATAGTCATGTGAACTGCAGGAAAAAACTGCTGATGGGTGGTACCTGTAGGACTGATATGCTGTTGGGCAAACACAGGTGCCACAGTCCCCAAAAGCTGTGTAGGGAAACCCATCTGAGCAGGATTCTGAACATAATCCGAACGGATACCAGTTTCTTGCTGGGGATCCATGTAAGGATGCAAGTAAGGAGAAGGCGCTGGAATAGTTGCCTccacttgctgcatttcataCCCCATTTTTTGCTGCCCATTAGCAGTCACAATTTTAGCCAACTCATTCTCCACATTAGCAGACGAAGGTGAATGACCAGAGTTACTCACTAGCATACTAGGTGGAACAGCAGAAGCTTCAGCAGAAACTGCAGGACTTGGATCAAAACCTGACGTTCTTGTCAAAGCTTCTTGAGAAGCAGTTGAATTCAACTCCCTTGGAGACAACACACAAGTAGATGGTGGACCAGTAATCTCCCCTGATCCACGGGCTGTGCTGTCAACAGCCTCGGACCCGTTCACATCCGAACTGTGAGTGGAAGTTGCACTAGCAGTACTCTCCTTCCTCGTGATTGCAGGTCTGCCAGTAACATCCACATAACCATTCACTGCCTCGACGTACTTCTGTCCACTATCATGCCAATCACCAATGTGGACCATACCCACTGAGTCAACCTCAGACGCAGAAAACAAAAATACCCTCAACTTAGCAGACCCATCCAGAGACCTCTCAAGCAACTTCTCATACTCATCCATCATATTCTCAAGATCATCAGGACAAGAAACCGATACAAGAGCATCAAGATCCTCATCAGGCAACTGATACTTAATGACCACATTCTGTCCATATATATCGACCATTTTCCGATACAAATCAGGAAAACTGATATCCCTCCTTACACTAATAATCCTAGTCTGCCCACCAACATATCTCAATGCAGAATCACTTGGCCTTGGCAATATATTCCCCCCAAAACTACACAAAAACTTGACCTTCTTCCCTGAAACAGAATCATCACCACACCCATCACTAGCTTGATCAGAAACCGTGCCCTCACTCCTTCCTCGACTATGAAAAGACGAACCTCCTAAATCCACCCCACCGGCAGCCAATACCCCTGATGGGGGCAGAGGCACCACGCGCGGGACCCACCCAGGAACCCCAGGAACAGGAACCTGGACTGCCCCAGGAACAGGAACGGGAACAGCACCATTTCCAGCAAATCCCAGACCAACAAACCCAGACTCTGACACGGTAGAAGGGTAATAAACAGCCTGAGCAGAACTAGGGCTACCGTCGCGAGGAGGGTTCCCGTAAAACCCCTCAACAGGCCTCGCCGACGAGGTCACTGTGGCAATGCGGTGGTCCTCGGGCACTGTTCTAACTACATTCAACGGGCGCAAATCTTTTGGTATTGAATTCTGATCAAAAGCCATCTAAAATCTACACTCTTATATACACAAAAGCTAATAAATTTCCGGGTTCTAGTTCAAATCCAGAATGAAAACTCACAATCttgatccaaaatttttctagggcttttatttcttttactgCACTCAATTACTTCCCTCAAGCATTGAACCCCTGATAAACCCCAACAAAAGCAATTACAATCCGAGAAAAACAAAGAGTtttcaaatttaacaaattctaatagaacagtaaaaaaaaaaaagaaaagaaaagaaaagagagaaaacactTGTACCAGGAGAAGGAATTAGCGGTGgcccaagagagagagagaggggggagaGACGACAGAAGAAAGAGAGAGCGTACAAACTGGCAAATTGCTGCTGAGTCGGTGAGGTGCTCTGCTGCTAAACTCTTCTTCTATCTATCCCTTTcacccctccccctcccctcttcctaatttttctttctttgtatatatatatatttcaggAAAAATATGAATTTGGGAATTTTTGGGCAAGAAGATTTTGGAgaaattcaaaggaaaaatGTGGGCTGGGATTGAATGGATAGAGACAGCAGTAAATTTCTTactgttattcttgatttgttACAGAAAAGTGTTTCTTAGGTATTAAGTAGCGGCGAGGCAGTACTGTTTAGTGTGTGAGTGCGTGTAGCGGGGAGAGGGGAAAGGGCACGTGGAGAGGCGCATGCAGAGCTGGAGCTAGGGAGTCAAACAAACGCAAACATGGGACGAGACAATTTTGAGGGAATAGAAAAACCATGAGAGGGAGAGGAATATTCTTATAATGGGAGAGGGACTTGTGGACTTTGTGAATTGTCAAAATTAGTAAGCATGACTAAAGTAGTGATAGCAATAAAAgttccattttccttttgaggaagatttggttcaattaATACGAGGGAAATGCCTTTATGTAATATTGCAAATGCAAATGCTTATATGGGAAGAAAATATATTTTCTAAATGGATTTCTGCAAATTCTGCCCTATTATAAGTAACTAATCTTATACTATTTACGTCTCAAGTTATGATAAATAACTACTTTCATACTCTCTACGTTCAATATTGAtagtttggaatttttttttacataatttaagaaaaattgttTAACTTTGTTGTTAGAATAAATCTAGTCTATTATTTTCTAAGATGTTTTTATATTCATTACAACAATTACCACTGTAATTGTCTTAGAACATTAGGAGTATGAGTAATTATTATAACTTTACATTAATTAGagtgataatatatattttttgataaaagtGATAATACTAATGAAAAGTGTACCATTCAAGACATGAATCAAAGTTTGGCTTTTGATATGTcaataaattttagaaaagttaactTTATTAACTAAGATAGGTTAGATAACAAAGTTCATTAAATAAATGTATTTTATAAATATTGAAATTCAactatattatataatataatttaggaaggatgaaaaagaaaataacactATCAAAATGAGAGGAAGGGAGTATCAATTAATGAAGTAACATAAGTAGTTATTTTTTTGTATGagtaaagagaaaattttgagaaaaagaaatacaatcaATGAGGAACTAATTCACAAATTATTGAAATTACAACTCAAAATCACTGCATATAAACTCACAAATTTGGAGAAAAAACGATTTAAATCCAAGTCCTCACACATAAGCAAATAGCTGCGAGTTATAAACTTTCTTATCAGACGCTTCTATCTAATACGAATTGGGGGAAATTAGTAAGATTTTGCGAAATATTGTGTACTTGGATTGTAcattcattttttctttgagTATATTTGTTGATGGGCTTAGATTGAGAAAAGTATTTCTTTATGGAATTTGTGCATTCCATCCAGATGGAGCCTATGCCtataaggggaaaaaaaactacTTATGAAATTAATTTGTAGAGTCATATGCTAATGCAATATCTGTTTACAAAACTAAATCTTTCCACATAAAATACTATAATTTTTTTCGTTGAACCCATAGCATATTCTCTTATGTTTAGAGTCTAGCTCGCCGACAATACCATTCCACTGTCAGTTGTAAAAACTTATGGAATATTAAACCGCCATTCGGTTTCAATCATTGGCAACGGATGTGTTGGTAAGACAACTCAAGCCAAAAAGGTTTATAATCAAGCTAATTTGAGGTCAAGATTTGACTGCCGTGCTTGGGTCTGTGTTTCTTCAAGCCACAATCACAAAGAGATGCTGAGAGCATAAAGCAGTTGAATACGATTAACTAATGAGCtacttgaaattttggaaaagatGCAAGAGCAGGACTTGGAAAAAAAATCTACAAGCTAAATGTTACCTTGTGGTACTTGATGATATATGGAAGGAAGAAACGTGAGATTGTGTTGCTAGGGCCTTCCCTGATGTCCGTAGATCAAGTACATTTTTACTTACAAGCATGCGAATGCTCTTAACATCCCGTACGAGCCATGGCTCAAAGTCGCGGTCGCGGTCACGGCTTGAACAGTTCCACATTGGTCTTGGCATATCGGTCGCGGTCTCGGCGAGACgtgaatttttgaaatatttaatattttaaaaattttaaaaaatattataattaaaaataattaaaaattagtaaaagtaataaaaattcaagTTGACTTGAGATGATTCGGAGTGACTCGGCCGTTTCAACCTTTCACGG encodes:
- the LOC113742831 gene encoding RAF-like serine/threonine-protein kinase PRAF isoform X2 — encoded protein: MAFDQNSIPKDLRPLNVVRTVPEDHRIATVTSSARPVEGFYGNPPRDGSPSSAQAVYYPSTVSESGFVGLGFAGNGAVPVPVPGAVQVPVPGVPGWVPRVVPLPPSGVLAAGGVDLGGSSFHSRGRSEGTVSDQASDGCGDDSVSGKKVKFLCSFGGNILPRPSDSALRYVGGQTRIISVRRDISFPDLYRKMVDIYGQNVVIKYQLPDEDLDALVSVSCPDDLENMMDEYEKLLERSLDGSAKLRVFLFSASEVDSVGMVHIGDWHDSGQKYVEAVNGYVDVTGRPAITRKESTASATSTHSSDVNGSEAVDSTARGSGEITGPPSTCVLSPRELNSTASQEALTRTSGFDPSPAVSAEASAVPPSMLVSNSGHSPSSANVENELAKIVTANGQQKMGYEMQQVEATIPAPSPYLHPYMDPQQETGIRSDYVQNPAQMGFPTQLLGTVAPVFAQQHISPTGTTHQQFFPAVHMTMVPSSHVSMNPNLVQPQQILLEPYPTESQLGQRIVHAPADPGYNAFHPPVPHTLLGGAYGWHQIPQTEHVAYSESYVPHQQALAPDNFPRFEDCYMCQKALPHAHSDTLARDQKESPASSDSRSIYHSLCLDDRGQPVSRAFAAGGFGESVVEQQGIGSPPKLVTNLNHEVGNPPSEGNRLAQNVEGYYAKDRIIHQRPENIEQPRIPVSQGSVGVTGGIQSPYGVLVGTIPQTSPDIAVQPVLASSQYQVTQESMMRKPTNVDVPATGGLPLQTSDYVLHESPKDISGNFPVSAPFEDNTKPVHDHLKQIDGRIENLRISPADVLPISEQSKSPTDNPIKEEILDNRSQQVVGREAYLDAAFSKPKAVLDANNSRLNDILPISSTEVPNVQKLQQSERYEVAQPPLAGDLGMYGHSKLGVNLVPDEILCNSAFSGVDSAQLSERNATVGEWKENAPRYHPNIVSGGIEAVQSDGSTLSSVSPSYRIGDFPDSSNSLFSNQDPWNLRHETHFPPPRPIKIQIKKESFGPRDASGENRFDNGELLMGSSTGVVTDSRAEDRVAHPSGNLIIDVNSEHSRPSKGSAEELIKQELQAVAEGVAASVLQSSLPSNPDLSGHGRSESPSTSVETDEVNNIDKGGVLNVDKIEEIKAKLPEKINFGFPISDGLGRLQIIKNSDLEELRELGSGTFGTVYHGKWRGTDVAIKRINDRCFAGKASEEERMRDDFWNEAINLADLHHPNVVAFYGVVLDGPGGSVATVTEYMVNGSLRNALQKGDRNLDKRKRLLIAMDVAFGMEYLHGKKIVHFDLKSDNLLVNLRDPHRPICKVGDLGLSKVKCQTLISGGVRGTLPWMAPELLNGSSNLVDVYSFGIVMWELVTGEEPYADLHYGAIIGGIVSNTLRPPVPESCDPDWKSLMERCWSAEPSERPSFTEIANELRLMASKLPPKGQNQQPVSSKQPQVKS
- the LOC113742831 gene encoding RAF-like serine/threonine-protein kinase PRAF isoform X1, which codes for MAFDQNSIPKDLRPLNVVRTVPEDHRIATVTSSARPVEGFYGNPPRDGSPSSAQAVYYPSTVSESGFVGLGFAGNGAVPVPVPGAVQVPVPGVPGWVPRVVPLPPSGVLAAGGVDLGGSSFHSRGRSEGTVSDQASDGCGDDSVSGKKVKFLCSFGGNILPRPSDSALRYVGGQTRIISVRRDISFPDLYRKMVDIYGQNVVIKYQLPDEDLDALVSVSCPDDLENMMDEYEKLLERSLDGSAKLRVFLFSASEVDSVGMVHIGDWHDSGQKYVEAVNGYVDVTGRPAITRKESTASATSTHSSDVNGSEAVDSTARGSGEITGPPSTCVLSPRELNSTASQEALTRTSGFDPSPAVSAEASAVPPSMLVSNSGHSPSSANVENELAKIVTANGQQKMGYEMQQVEATIPAPSPYLHPYMDPQQETGIRSDYVQNPAQMGFPTQLLGTVAPVFAQQHISPTGTTHQQFFPAVHMTMVPSSHVSMNPNLVQPQQILLEPYPTESQLGQRIVHAPADPGYNAFHPPVPHTLLGGAYGWHQIPQTEHVAYSESYVPHQQALAPDNFPRFEDCYMCQKALPHAHSDTLARDQKESPASSDSRSIYHSLCLDDRGQPVSRAFAAGGFGESVVEQQGIGSPPKLVTNLNHEVGNPPSEGNRLAQNVEGYYAKDRIIHQRPENIEQPRIPVSQGSVGVTGGIQSPYGVLVGTIPQTSPDIAVQPVLASSQYQVTQESMMRKPTNVDVPATGGLPLQTSDYVLHESPKDISGNFPVSAPFEDNTKPVHDHLKQIDGRIENLRISPADVLPISEQSKSPTDNPIKEEILDNRSQQVVGREAYLDAAFSKPKAVLDANNSRLNDILPISSTEVPNVQKLQQSERYEVAQPPLAGDLGMYGHSKLGVNLVPDEILCNSAFSGVDSAQLSERNATVGEWKENAPRYHPNIVSGGIEAVQSDGSTLSSVSPSYRIGDFPDSSNSLFSNQDPWNLRHETHFPPPRPIKIQIKKESFGPRDASGENRFDNGELLMGSSTGVVTDSRAEDRVAHPSGNLIIDVNSEHSRPSKGSAEELIKQELQAVAEGVAASVLQSSLPSNPDLSGHGRSESPSTSVETDEVNNIDKGGVLNVDKIEEIKAKLPEKINFGFPISDGLGRLQIIKNSDLEELRELGSGTFGTVYHGKWRGTDVAIKRINDRCFAGKASEEERMRDDFWNEAINLADLHHPNVVAFYGVVLDGPGGSVATVTEYMVNGSLRNALQKGDRNLDKRKRLLIAMDVAFGMEYLHGKKIVHFDLKSDNLLVNLRDPHRPICKVGDLGLSKVKCQTLISGGVRGTLPWMAPELLNGSSNLVSEKVDVYSFGIVMWELVTGEEPYADLHYGAIIGGIVSNTLRPPVPESCDPDWKSLMERCWSAEPSERPSFTEIANELRLMASKLPPKGQNQQPVSSKQPQVKS